Sequence from the Botrytis cinerea B05.10 chromosome 12, complete sequence genome:
AATTGGGGTTTTACTCAATTGCTACTAGTTTCTCTTCGCTTGTTCGTGAAGTAAATTGTCACCGAAAGCAAACAAGCAATCTAGAGATGAACAATAAGACTTTATGTTCCAGGAATCTAATGAACAAGACGGGTATCTAGGAGAAGCGCGTATAGGTGTGCGAGACTAATGAGTAGCAATAGCGCCCAAGACTAAAAGCACACGAGTATCACCTCATTGCTCGTCCAGAACAATGAGGGGTACAGACAATGTAAATAAGGTTGATTCTCACTTTGCGAACAGCTTCTTAGAGAGTGTTTAGCAAATTAAGGGTGTGGCAGTGAAATCATGTCCAATCCTCGGCGTTCAGGCCTCGATATCATCGAATCGCCTGTCCAAGCGGAGTTGAtcttattcattcatcttgtTGAGAACAAAATCAATGGTGAACACCACATCCTTCGTCGTTTCGATGATCGCCCAGTCCTCCCTCGCATGGTTGCTAGTACTTATATCACCTCCAAATTCTGTCTTCCAATCTGTCACATCCCATTCTAAGCCTTGCGTGGTAATGCTCGAAGGTTCCTTGACCGGTAATATTCCAATGTGCTTTCCCAATTTCAGCAATTTGCcctcttccttgatctttatTTTGTGCTTTCCAGCCTTGAGAACAAAAGTTATAGCTTCACTAGAAACCAGGTACATTTTTCCCTTGGAATAATTTGGTTCTTGCTGAAACATAtaaagatgatgaagttgcGAGAGGGCCTGATCAACTCTTCCACCTAAACCTCCAAGGCAAATGATATCGAGAGGTCTGGGTAATTGCTTGAGTTGATCAAGTTTCTCCTGACGATGGGTACATGGAGGTGTCCTTTCCGAGTCAACAGGCTGCTCAAAAGTTTTGACATATCGCACTGCTTTGGTGAAGTCTGTAGAATACTGATCGCCGTCTGTGATGATTTCGGTGCCATTATCctcaaaatatttgaagagatTAGGAGACATGGAATCGAAGTCGCCAATGATAGTGTCAATGTCAAGATAGGTTTTAGCCTTTATTTCGTCTTGGAGGGCTGGGTCTAAGAAATTTCTATCGAATGGCTTCTTGTGATTCCTGTTATAAACTTGGTTTGCACCACCATCAGCTGCGATATGGTAGACAGCATTGTCCCACAACTTCTTGTAGATGTTAGAAGGCAGTTCCAGAGGCTGGTTTAAGACAATAAGCGCGAACTCTTTATGATCGGCTGGATGATCAGAGAATATATCAGCAGGATGCCAAGTGACAAAACCGTGGGAGTCCATTATTTTATAGCGTTGGTGAAGGTGTCTGTGGAAGTTCTAGGGGAAGGTGTGAAGATACTGAGACGAATTTGACCCTTAACCTTTCAGCTTGTAAAGTccgagaaaagagaagaaaagaaaagaaatagacTATCTCCAACAGTCCAAACTACGCAATGCTGTTATCATGAGGGGCGACAGTAAGTAAGCAGGAGAACACAAAAACATTCTGCTTGGTGCAAAGAGAAAGTTGAGAATCTACACACTTGCGACaatatcttatcttatcgTCAATCACATGATCCAGATAATTTCTCGAATCGGTGATTCGGAAAATCCAGAGAGATGCTTACAAACACGGCGCTCATATTCGAGTCTACTATTCTTTGAGATTCCCAATATTTCGTTCGAGCGTTTTCATCTTCACAGTCTTTTTCTCAAATTTAGCCCAGCATGTTCAAATCAGTTTTAAGAGTTGCGCCGAAATGCTCACCGTCACAGTCTAAATCTGTTATAAACGCCACTTCTGCTCGACGATTTTTAAGCTCCGCACCACCCTCACAAAAGTCCCGAAGTTGGAAAGGCAGTGCTGCAAGATGGGCATTGGCAGGCGCAGGAGTATACTGGTATAACACGAGCAATGTTTTCGCCGAAGAACCAGAAGGTATGAGAATACTAGCGGCTAGGAGGCGAATCTCAAGGAGATGCTGATTGGCACAACAGCAATCCAAAAATTAGATGAATCAATACATAGAATTCGAGAATCAGATTTACCCACTCTCGATGCGGTGATTGAGGAAAAGCGAAAACGACATGCAGAATTAGCAGCGGAacaagagaagagggaaCACGAATCGGCCGCGAAAGCAGTCGCTGCAGAAGGTGGAGctgaggaggaaggagagatggAAGGACTAGAAGATGAAGCTGGCCAACAAGGTGCATTCAATCCGGAAACTGGTGAAATCAATTGGGATTGTCCTTGTTTGGGAGGAATGGCACATGGACCTTGTGGAGAGGAATTCAAAGCTGCGTTTAGCTGTTTTGTTCACTCTACTGAAGAGCCAAAGGGTGTTGAATGTATAGAAAAGTTCAAGTGAGTCTGCGGATCTGGAATATCGATGATAGATCATGACTAACAGTGTCTAGGGGAATGCAAGACTGCTTCCGAGCTCATCCAGAGATGTATGCATCAGAATTGGAGAACGAGGAGGATGAGATAGAGGAGGAACTTCGAGCAAGAGAAGCGGCAAATGGATCAGAGGAGGGTGGCTCGGAACCGTTGCCACAAAAGGCCGCAGTATCAAGAAGATCCGAGGAACAATCCGAGAAGAAGTCTGAAGGAAAGTCAGAGCCAACAGAGCCAACTACACAAAAAGCTACCGAATCCAATTCGGACTCACCAGAAGAGAAACATAGGGATAGCCGAAACAGCACCACACCTGAGTCTACACAAAATTCGGGGGATGAGGGTGGAGATTTGGTACCACGAGCTGCTCATGATGCTACAACAAAGAAATAAGTCCTTTAGGCTGTAATTTTATTGTACAAATGTAATACCAAAAAAGACGAAACCATTGGGCATTGTTGTTATTTTGCATGTATGATATATGAagactcaactcaactcaactcatgATAGTACGAATGCTATTGATTTGTACCTATGCAGTAGGTAGTAGATGTGATATGCAGTATGCAGTGTTGTAGTTGTTTTCTGGACTTGAATAGTTTGATGACAAGACCTACCTACTGGTGTGTTCAAGAGCACCCAGCAGTTACTGGAGAAGATGCTATGTACCTAGGTCtctaaattcaaaatacgTTCTCCGAACTGCTGTTGTTTGCAATGTTAACATATGTTTGTATCGTTTATGCAACGATATTATCATTGCTGGCGCTTGTGTTGTATGTATAGGTGACTTCATACCAGAACGCAGAGTCCAGAGAGTCTAGAATCTAGAATGTCTCTGATTTCATTTGAGCCGCCTACgtcaacaatcaaaaatccaCTTTAAGCGAGAAGATCCAGCTTAAGCCACATCCACACCAAAAAGCCATAGCCACACCCTCATCGAAATCTTTCCCGGTTTCTCACATGTTTCCCTTGTTCGCACACGACTTTTCATCGTTTACATACTCTTTCTATTCCTCGTCAACTTAAAACTTCCATCTTGACATCCTCACACCCTCTCGAAAGAAGCATCCGCAAATTCctatattataatctcaTCATACCtgatcaatcatatcatatcaaagaTGTCTTACGCACAAGCAGCAGCTTCAGGTCCACAACAGACTGATGAGGAGGTAtgtttcaatttcttctaaACTCCTGTATACTTGCTTTGTATCCTCTCAACCCGTGTCTCCTTTCTCATTGTCGTCAAAGGAATCTCTTCTACCTCCGACGATATTTACTACTCATTCAGGTCAAGAACTAATCATCCCACCACAGAAACGTGCTCCTGCCCCACCATCTGTCATCTCCACCGAAGctccctccacctcctccttAATTGACGTCGACACCGATTCCGTGCACACTGTTCCTTCAGACTTCCAATCGCAGCCAGTCCAAACCGAGACACAAGCCAACCGTCTCGAGCAAGAAGCTGAACAGATCGAGGCTAAGCTTCGCGCTGCAAAGGATGCCGCttccaagaaatcaaagaaggGCAAGAGCCGTGTTCAAGAGAACAGTGATAACCCAGTCGTGATTGGAAATGCGATCGCCGTCGCAGCATTGAGCACTGGTTTGGGATTCGGAGCATATTCAAAATACGCAAAGGGAGAGTTGACATGGAAGGTTGTGGGTGCGTGGGCTGGTGTTGTGGGTGCTTTGGCTGTTGGAGATTATTACTTGAGCTCGTACCTTTTCAAGACCAAGTACCCAGCCAAGAAGTAAAGAGGATATGAATAGGTGAAGGACTACGGCTT
This genomic interval carries:
- the Bcthi80 gene encoding Bcthi80, which gives rise to MDSHGFVTWHPADIFSDHPADHKEFALIVLNQPLELPSNIYKKLWDNAVYHIAADGGANQVYNRNHKKPFDRNFLDPALQDEIKAKTYLDIDTIIGDFDSMSPNLFKYFEDNGTEIITDGDQYSTDFTKAVRYVKTFEQPVDSERTPPCTHRQEKLDQLKQLPRPLDIICLGGLGGRVDQALSQLHHLYMFQQEPNYSKGKMYLVSSEAITFVLKAGKHKIKIKEEGKLLKLGKHIGILPVKEPSSITTQGLEWDVTDWKTEFGGDISTSNHAREDWAIIETTKDVVFTIDFVLNKMNE
- the Bcmia40 gene encoding Bcmia40, with amino-acid sequence MFKSVLRVAPKCSPSQSKSVINATSARRFLSSAPPSQKSRSWKGSAARWALAGAGVYWYNTSNVFAEEPEAIQKLDESIHRIRESDLPTLDAVIEEKRKRHAELAAEQEKREHESAAKAVAAEGGAEEEGEMEGLEDEAGQQGAFNPETGEINWDCPCLGGMAHGPCGEEFKAAFSCFVHSTEEPKGVECIEKFKGMQDCFRAHPEMYASELENEEDEIEEELRAREAANGSEEGGSEPLPQKAAVSRRSEEQSEKKSEGKSEPTEPTTQKATESNSDSPEEKHRDSRNSTTPESTQNSGDEGGDLVPRAAHDATTKK